The following proteins come from a genomic window of Phnomibacter ginsenosidimutans:
- the dnaE gene encoding DNA polymerase III subunit alpha has translation MPCFSHLHCHTQYSLLDGAASIDSLYKKAAAHNMPGLAITDHGNMFGAFEFVSQAWKNTRVVGKNEDGSDKIEPVVKPIVGCEFYVVENMHRKTFSKEQKDERYHQVLLAKNKQGYQNLIKLTSLGFIEGMYSKYPRIEKSLIEKYHEGLIATTCCIGAYVPQTILHDGEEAAEKEFQWWHNLFGDDYFIELQRHNMPEQDQINEVLMRFAKKYNVPVIATNDSHYTDQDDYNAHDILLCINTGEKQSTPGFDDMTNDEVHMKNRRFKFPNDQFYFKTPDEMSKLFSDIPQAIDNTNMIVDRVEVLNLKKDILLPNFPIPPSFKIHESDVLNQWEYLKHLTYEGAMKRYGEISESTRERLDFELNTIKIMGFAGYFLIVSDFIKAGRDLGVFVGPGRGSAAGSAVAYCIGITNIDPIKYNLLFERFLNPDRKSMPDIDTDFDDEGRQRVIDYVVDKYGKAQVAQIITYGTMAAKMSIKDVARVLDLPLADSNALAKLVPDKPGTNLGRVLKAPLTKKEGEKSLEEKEQLAPEDIENVKQLREIYKGNDIRAQVLKEAERLEGSVRNTGIHAAGIIIAPKDLTELIPVATAKDSDLWVTQIEGSVIEDAGVIKMDFLGLKTLSILKTALELIKENHGVVIEPDDLPLDDAKTYQLYQRGETNGTFQFESTGMQKYLRDLKPDQFADLIAMNALYRPGPLAYIPKFIARKHGLEPIEYDLPEMEEYLAETYGITVYQEQVMLLSQKLAGFSKGDADVLRKAMGKKDRKTLDKMKGKFVDGAIAKGMAADKLEKIWTDWEAFAQYAFNKSHSTCYAFVAYQTAYLKAHYPSEYMAAVLNHAGALEKITFFMEECKRMGIKVLGPDINESKQGFAVNKKGEIRFGLGGLKGVGEAAIQSIIEEREQNGRYQNVFDFIKRINQRTVNKKSLESLIYSGAFDCFEDLHRAQYFFVPKGESMNGLERIIRYGNQLQQQSASTANTLFGNLADSLDVQLPKLPPCDPWTLTDKLGHEKDVTGMFMSGHPLDHFRFELKHYGVTPLGEFNEFTDSINEQSSPTRPFRLAGLVVGAQHRTTRTGRNFAILAIEDYTGKAEFALWSQDYTKYAQFLNIGLNLYVVGQHKPRMKYGPDQQLEQQGWEFKISGIYLLETLRTSATKQVDILIEPSNITTQMIGFMEQQLKKNVGGTKLKFLVRDSIRNFDIEMMSSKSYSLNEEMADYLLNTTELDVKVTMTDLG, from the coding sequence ATGCCTTGTTTTTCCCACCTCCATTGTCATACTCAGTATTCATTGCTCGATGGCGCCGCCAGCATCGATTCGCTGTACAAAAAAGCAGCGGCCCACAACATGCCCGGCCTCGCCATAACCGACCATGGCAACATGTTTGGTGCTTTTGAATTTGTGAGCCAGGCCTGGAAAAACACCCGTGTGGTGGGCAAAAATGAAGATGGCTCAGACAAAATTGAGCCAGTGGTAAAACCCATTGTAGGCTGTGAGTTTTATGTGGTGGAAAACATGCACCGCAAAACTTTTTCTAAAGAACAAAAAGACGAACGCTACCATCAGGTATTGCTGGCCAAAAACAAACAAGGTTATCAAAACCTCATCAAGCTCACCTCGTTGGGTTTTATTGAGGGCATGTACAGCAAGTATCCGCGTATAGAAAAATCGCTGATTGAAAAATACCACGAAGGTTTGATTGCCACCACCTGTTGCATTGGTGCCTATGTGCCCCAAACCATTTTGCACGATGGTGAAGAAGCCGCAGAAAAAGAGTTTCAGTGGTGGCATAATTTGTTTGGCGATGATTACTTCATTGAATTGCAGCGGCACAACATGCCCGAGCAAGACCAGATTAATGAAGTGCTGATGCGCTTTGCCAAAAAGTACAACGTACCGGTAATTGCCACCAACGACAGCCACTACACCGATCAGGACGACTATAACGCCCACGATATTTTGCTGTGCATCAACACCGGTGAAAAGCAAAGCACACCGGGCTTTGATGACATGACGAATGATGAAGTGCACATGAAAAATAGGCGCTTCAAATTTCCCAACGATCAGTTTTATTTTAAAACGCCGGATGAAATGTCGAAGCTCTTCAGCGACATTCCACAAGCGATAGACAACACCAACATGATTGTAGATCGTGTGGAAGTGTTGAACCTGAAGAAAGATATTTTACTGCCCAACTTTCCCATTCCGCCATCCTTCAAAATTCATGAAAGCGATGTGCTGAACCAGTGGGAATACCTGAAGCATCTTACTTACGAAGGCGCTATGAAACGCTATGGTGAAATTTCGGAGTCGACACGTGAACGTCTGGACTTCGAATTGAACACCATCAAAATCATGGGCTTTGCCGGTTACTTTTTGATTGTAAGCGATTTCATTAAAGCCGGTCGTGATTTGGGAGTGTTTGTGGGTCCGGGTCGTGGTTCGGCAGCGGGTAGTGCAGTGGCTTATTGCATCGGCATTACCAATATCGACCCCATTAAATACAACCTGCTGTTCGAACGTTTCCTCAACCCCGACCGTAAGAGCATGCCCGATATTGATACGGACTTCGATGATGAAGGCCGTCAGCGGGTAATTGACTATGTGGTGGACAAATATGGCAAAGCACAGGTAGCACAGATCATCACCTACGGTACCATGGCTGCCAAAATGAGTATTAAAGACGTGGCCCGTGTACTCGATTTGCCACTGGCTGACAGCAACGCTTTGGCAAAGTTGGTGCCCGATAAACCAGGTACCAATTTGGGCCGTGTGCTCAAGGCACCACTCACCAAAAAAGAAGGTGAAAAAAGCCTGGAAGAAAAAGAACAGCTGGCACCAGAAGATATTGAGAACGTAAAACAGCTACGGGAAATTTACAAAGGCAATGACATCAGGGCGCAGGTGCTGAAAGAAGCCGAACGTTTGGAAGGCTCTGTTCGCAACACCGGCATCCACGCAGCGGGTATCATTATTGCGCCAAAAGATTTGACAGAGCTGATACCTGTAGCTACTGCCAAAGATTCTGATTTGTGGGTTACACAAATAGAAGGTAGTGTGATTGAAGATGCCGGCGTCATCAAGATGGACTTTTTGGGTTTGAAAACCTTGTCCATTTTGAAAACGGCATTGGAACTCATCAAAGAAAATCATGGAGTAGTCATCGAACCCGATGATTTACCATTGGATGATGCCAAAACCTATCAGCTGTATCAACGTGGCGAAACCAACGGTACGTTTCAGTTTGAAAGTACGGGCATGCAGAAATACCTGCGGGACCTGAAGCCCGACCAGTTCGCCGATTTGATTGCCATGAACGCCTTGTATCGTCCGGGGCCATTGGCGTACATCCCCAAATTCATTGCCCGTAAGCACGGCCTCGAACCCATTGAATATGACCTGCCGGAAATGGAAGAATACCTGGCAGAAACATACGGCATTACCGTGTATCAGGAACAGGTGATGTTGCTGAGCCAAAAGTTGGCGGGTTTTAGCAAGGGCGATGCCGACGTACTGCGGAAAGCGATGGGTAAGAAGGACCGCAAAACGCTGGACAAAATGAAAGGCAAGTTTGTAGATGGTGCCATTGCCAAAGGCATGGCGGCCGACAAACTGGAAAAAATATGGACCGACTGGGAAGCCTTCGCCCAATATGCGTTCAACAAATCGCATTCAACCTGCTATGCATTTGTAGCGTACCAAACAGCCTACCTCAAAGCCCACTACCCCAGCGAGTACATGGCGGCGGTGCTCAACCATGCCGGTGCCTTGGAAAAAATCACCTTCTTCATGGAAGAGTGTAAACGGATGGGCATTAAAGTACTCGGTCCGGATATCAACGAATCGAAGCAAGGTTTTGCTGTCAACAAAAAAGGAGAAATCCGTTTTGGTTTGGGTGGTTTGAAAGGCGTGGGCGAAGCTGCTATTCAAAGCATTATTGAAGAGCGGGAACAAAACGGCCGCTATCAAAATGTGTTTGATTTTATCAAACGCATCAATCAAAGAACCGTGAATAAAAAATCGCTGGAAAGCCTGATTTACTCTGGTGCATTTGATTGCTTTGAAGACCTGCATCGGGCACAATACTTTTTTGTGCCAAAAGGCGAAAGCATGAATGGATTGGAACGTATCATTCGCTATGGCAACCAATTGCAGCAGCAAAGTGCCAGCACGGCCAACACTTTGTTTGGCAACCTTGCAGATAGTCTGGATGTACAACTGCCCAAACTACCACCTTGCGACCCTTGGACACTGACCGATAAACTCGGGCATGAAAAGGATGTAACGGGCATGTTTATGAGTGGCCACCCACTCGACCACTTCCGTTTTGAGCTGAAACATTATGGCGTAACGCCGCTCGGTGAGTTCAATGAATTTACCGACAGCATCAACGAGCAAAGCAGCCCGACACGCCCCTTCCGGTTGGCAGGTTTGGTGGTAGGGGCACAACATCGCACCACACGTACGGGCAGAAACTTTGCCATTCTTGCTATAGAAGATTATACAGGCAAGGCAGAGTTTGCCTTATGGAGTCAAGACTATACGAAGTATGCGCAGTTCCTCAACATTGGTTTGAACTTATATGTAGTAGGCCAACACAAACCACGCATGAAATACGGCCCCGATCAACAGCTGGAGCAGCAAGGTTGGGAGTTTAAAATATCGGGTATTTATTTGCTGGAAACCCTGCGTACAAGTGCCACCAAACAGGTAGATATTTTGATTGAGCCATCTAATATTACCACACAAATGATTGGGTTTATGGAACAACAACTCAAGAAAAATGTAGGTGGTACCAAACTGAAATTTTTGGTGCGGGATAGCATCCGCAATTTTGATATTGAAATGATGAGCAGCAAAAGCTACAGCCTCAATGAAGAGATGGCCGACTATCTGCTCAACACAACTGAGTTGGATGTGAAAGTAACGATGACCGATTTAGGCTAA